A stretch of the Sorangium aterium genome encodes the following:
- the glf gene encoding UDP-galactopyranose mutase translates to MFDYLIVGAGFAGSVLAERLASQMNRSVLLCDKRPHIGGNAYDCYDDAGILIHKYGPHIFHTASPRIFRYLSQFTGWRPYEHHVLAHVDGKLVPFPINVDTVNALYGTSYSPAEVEAFFARVAEPIKHCRTSEDAVVSKVGRELYEKFFRNYTRKQWGLDPSELDAAVASRVPARTNHDSRYFTDEFQAMPLRGYTRMFENMLDHKNIRVLLNTDYREFMNEVSFREMIYTGPVDAFFDFRYGKLPYRSIEFKFDTHDREVFQPNAVINYPNEHDYTRITEFKYLTGQEHPKTSVVYEFPRDEGDPYYPVPRPENGELYRKYKALAEATPNVRFVGRLATYRYYNMDQVVGQALATFDQIREATLDGAAVTVAA, encoded by the coding sequence GTGTTCGACTACCTGATCGTCGGCGCCGGGTTCGCTGGCAGCGTGCTCGCGGAGCGCCTCGCCTCGCAGATGAACCGGTCGGTCCTCCTGTGCGACAAGAGGCCTCACATCGGCGGCAACGCGTACGACTGCTACGACGACGCCGGGATCCTCATCCACAAGTACGGTCCCCACATCTTCCACACGGCGTCGCCGCGCATCTTCCGCTACCTGTCGCAGTTCACCGGCTGGCGCCCGTACGAGCACCACGTGCTCGCGCACGTCGACGGCAAGCTCGTCCCGTTCCCGATCAACGTGGATACGGTCAACGCCCTCTACGGAACCAGCTACTCGCCCGCCGAGGTCGAGGCGTTCTTCGCGCGCGTCGCCGAGCCGATCAAGCACTGCCGCACCTCCGAGGACGCGGTCGTCAGCAAGGTGGGCCGGGAGCTCTATGAGAAGTTCTTTCGCAACTACACGCGGAAGCAGTGGGGCCTCGACCCGTCGGAGCTCGACGCCGCGGTCGCCTCGCGCGTGCCGGCGCGCACGAACCACGATTCCCGGTACTTCACGGACGAGTTCCAGGCGATGCCGCTGCGCGGCTACACGCGGATGTTCGAGAACATGCTCGACCACAAGAATATCCGTGTGCTCCTGAACACCGACTATCGCGAGTTCATGAACGAGGTGAGCTTCAGGGAGATGATCTATACCGGGCCTGTGGACGCGTTCTTCGACTTCCGCTACGGGAAGCTTCCCTACCGATCAATCGAATTCAAGTTCGATACGCACGACAGGGAGGTCTTCCAGCCGAACGCGGTCATCAACTACCCGAATGAGCACGACTACACCCGCATCACGGAGTTCAAGTACCTCACGGGGCAAGAGCACCCGAAGACGAGCGTCGTGTACGAGTTCCCGAGAGACGAGGGCGACCCCTATTACCCGGTGCCGCGGCCCGAGAACGGGGAGCTGTACCGGAAGTACAAGGCCCTCGCCGAGGCCACGCCGAACGTCCGCTTCGTCGGGAGGCTCGCGACCTACCGGTACTACAACATGGACCAGGTCGTCGGTCAGGCCCTCGCCACCTTCGACCAGATCCGCGAAGCCACGCTCGACGGCGCGGCGGTGACCGTCGCTGCCTGA
- a CDS encoding glycosyltransferase family 1 protein: protein MKQAGPDLLCFSHLRWNFVFQRPNHLMSRFAQERRVYFVEEPMFEDGPPRLDARHVEANLTVIVPHLRRRAEPEEALAQQRHLLNSLVREQDIRQPILWLYTPMSLPIAADVEPSLVVYDCMDELSAFRGAPPLLRDRERELFARADLVFTGGQSLYEAKRAHHPSVYAFPSSVDAAHFAKARGQTSEPDDQRGVPRPRLGFFGVIDERLDIDLVARVAKERPDFQLVMLGPVVKIDPATLPRRPNIHWLGQRPYQDLPAYLRGWDVAIMPFALNEATRFISPTKTLEYLAAGKPVVSTAIRDVVTPYGDKKAVHIADASTFTAAVDAALSGPREEHVAIADEMVSATSWDRTWRSMSTLIADTLQSKRPSAARTGGDVPCSTT, encoded by the coding sequence ATGAAGCAGGCCGGGCCGGATCTCCTCTGTTTCTCGCACCTGCGCTGGAACTTCGTCTTCCAGCGACCCAACCACTTGATGAGTCGCTTCGCGCAGGAGAGGCGGGTCTATTTCGTCGAAGAGCCCATGTTCGAGGACGGGCCCCCGAGGCTCGACGCGAGGCACGTCGAGGCCAATCTCACCGTCATCGTCCCCCACCTCCGCCGCCGCGCCGAGCCGGAGGAGGCCCTCGCGCAGCAGCGACACCTGCTCAACTCTCTCGTGCGGGAGCAGGACATCCGGCAGCCGATCCTATGGTTGTACACGCCGATGTCGCTGCCCATCGCCGCCGACGTGGAGCCATCGCTCGTCGTTTACGACTGCATGGATGAACTTTCCGCCTTCCGGGGCGCCCCGCCGCTGCTCCGGGATCGGGAGCGCGAGCTGTTCGCGCGGGCCGATCTCGTGTTCACCGGCGGCCAGAGCCTCTACGAGGCGAAGCGCGCCCACCACCCGTCGGTGTACGCCTTCCCGAGCAGCGTCGACGCGGCCCACTTCGCGAAGGCGCGCGGGCAGACCTCGGAGCCGGACGACCAGCGCGGCGTCCCGAGGCCGCGCCTCGGGTTCTTCGGCGTCATCGACGAGCGGCTCGACATCGATCTCGTCGCCCGTGTGGCCAAGGAGCGGCCCGACTTCCAGCTCGTGATGCTCGGGCCGGTCGTGAAGATCGACCCCGCCACGCTGCCCCGGCGGCCGAACATCCACTGGCTCGGCCAGAGACCGTATCAGGATCTCCCGGCCTATCTCCGCGGCTGGGACGTCGCCATCATGCCGTTCGCGCTCAACGAGGCGACCCGGTTCATCAGCCCGACGAAGACGCTCGAGTACCTCGCCGCGGGGAAGCCGGTCGTCTCCACCGCCATCCGTGACGTTGTCACGCCGTACGGCGACAAGAAGGCGGTCCACATCGCCGACGCCTCGACCTTCACGGCCGCGGTCGATGCGGCGCTCTCTGGGCCGCGGGAGGAGCACGTCGCGATCGCGGACGAGATGGTGAGCGCGACGTCATGGGACAGGACATGGCGATCGATGTCGACGCTCATCGCCGACACACTCCAATCCAAGCGTCCATCGGCCGCCCGGACGGGAGGGGACGTACCGTGTTCGACTACCTGA
- a CDS encoding LOG family protein: MRTLSRICVYCGSNPGVSPAYREAAVRLGELLAARGIGLVYGGGRVGLMGAVADAALARGGEVIGVIPGFLNQREIEHRGLTELRVVETMHQRKAEMAALADAFIALPGGVGTLEELFEVWTWTQLGSQDKPVGLLDVAGYYRPLIAFLDHVVAEQFMKPAHRAVLQVADDAPALLELLAAWRPSAEAKWMTPGER; the protein is encoded by the coding sequence ATGAGAACGCTCTCCAGGATCTGCGTTTACTGCGGGTCGAACCCCGGCGTATCGCCGGCCTACCGCGAGGCGGCCGTGCGGCTCGGTGAGCTCCTGGCGGCGAGAGGGATCGGGCTCGTGTACGGGGGTGGCCGCGTCGGGCTCATGGGCGCGGTCGCCGACGCGGCGCTCGCGCGCGGCGGTGAGGTGATCGGCGTCATCCCGGGGTTCCTCAACCAGCGGGAGATCGAGCACCGCGGGCTGACCGAGCTCCGCGTGGTCGAGACGATGCACCAGCGCAAGGCGGAGATGGCCGCCCTCGCGGACGCGTTCATCGCCCTGCCGGGGGGCGTCGGGACGCTGGAAGAGCTGTTCGAGGTGTGGACTTGGACGCAGCTCGGCTCTCAGGACAAGCCGGTCGGGCTGCTCGACGTGGCGGGGTATTACCGCCCGCTCATCGCGTTTCTCGATCACGTGGTGGCCGAGCAGTTCATGAAGCCGGCTCATCGCGCCGTGCTGCAGGTCGCCGACGATGCGCCGGCCCTCCTGGAGCTGCTGGCCGCGTGGCGCCCGAGCGCCGAGGCCAAGTGGATGACGCCCGGCGAACGGTAA